The Yoonia sp. SS1-5 genome contains a region encoding:
- a CDS encoding sugar ABC transporter permease translates to MASKLTTSNRAGWAFALPGFGLLTLFIVVPFFFAFFLSLTNQRLISPNPTEFVGLDNYRNLLSISVLTIEPARDDTGAVMRDEDGNPEYPRVRSFTRNNPDYPQYAGMREWFRWHSGDDAKVVVATDVVFWKSLRNTLMFVLVVAPVQGGLALVLALLINQKLRGINIYRAIYFMPVVVSIVVVSLLWRFIYAEDGLLNSILSAFSFGMFEGPDWLGNEDTALGAIKAMSIWQAVGFHMVIWLSGLQTISPTLYEASSVEGASKWQTFRYVTWPGLRNTAVLVLIVITMQAFALFAQIDVMTNGGPLDSTTTVVFQAVERGYGKQDISGGSAISVILFLLVLSISLIQRYLTRER, encoded by the coding sequence ATGGCATCCAAACTGACAACTTCGAACCGCGCAGGCTGGGCCTTTGCCCTGCCGGGCTTTGGCTTGCTGACGCTGTTCATCGTGGTGCCCTTCTTTTTCGCCTTCTTTCTGTCGCTGACCAATCAGCGTCTGATTTCGCCAAACCCGACGGAGTTTGTTGGCCTCGACAATTATCGCAACCTGCTGAGCATTTCGGTGCTGACAATTGAACCGGCGCGCGACGATACGGGTGCTGTCATGCGCGACGAAGACGGTAATCCGGAATACCCGCGCGTGCGAAGCTTCACCCGCAACAACCCGGACTATCCGCAATATGCGGGCATGCGCGAGTGGTTCCGCTGGCATAGCGGCGACGATGCGAAAGTCGTCGTGGCGACGGACGTGGTGTTTTGGAAGTCCCTGCGCAACACGTTGATGTTTGTGCTGGTAGTGGCCCCGGTGCAGGGGGGACTCGCGCTCGTGTTGGCGCTGCTGATCAACCAGAAATTACGCGGGATAAACATCTACCGCGCGATCTATTTCATGCCTGTTGTGGTCTCGATTGTCGTCGTCTCGCTGTTGTGGCGGTTCATCTATGCCGAAGATGGATTGCTCAATTCCATTCTGAGCGCTTTCAGTTTCGGCATGTTCGAGGGCCCTGATTGGCTGGGCAATGAAGATACCGCGCTTGGGGCGATCAAGGCGATGTCGATTTGGCAGGCCGTTGGATTTCACATGGTGATCTGGCTGTCGGGGCTGCAAACGATCTCGCCCACATTGTACGAGGCGTCGTCCGTCGAAGGCGCCTCCAAATGGCAAACCTTTCGCTATGTAACTTGGCCCGGGCTGCGCAATACGGCGGTGCTGGTGTTGATCGTGATCACCATGCAAGCCTTTGCACTCTTCGCCCAGATCGACGTGATGACCAATGGTGGACCCTTGGACAGCACGACGACGGTCGTCTTTCAGGCGGTCGAGCGGGGGTATGGCAAGCAGGACATCTCGGGCGGTTCGGCGATCTCGGTCATCCTGTTCCTGCTGGTCCTGAGTATCAGCCTGATCCAACGCTACCTGACGCGGGAGAGATAA
- a CDS encoding carbohydrate ABC transporter permease, with protein sequence MAGVSQDNQGLRLITRYVVLTLIAIIFVFPLIFMVMSSLKPDLQLLRDTSSIRAFLPVGDISLSNYTAAFNRAPVATFIFNSVLVTGITVLLSLLFCSLAAFSFVFLNWKGRNLLLSIVLATLIIPFETIAIPLLLLVSQLPWIGLDGLQTGWLNTYRVQIIPWIADGLTIFLFVQFFKDLPRDLIEASRVEGASWIQIYCRVVMPLAGPVVATAAILKFLVMYNQYLWPLIVVQQETYRPVMVGLGYYFQLNPAWGEIMAYLTVITVPVLAFYLVLQRAFIASIASTGVKG encoded by the coding sequence ATGGCCGGCGTTTCACAAGACAATCAGGGCCTCCGTTTGATCACGCGATATGTCGTCCTGACCCTGATAGCGATCATCTTCGTATTTCCGCTGATTTTCATGGTCATGTCGAGCCTGAAACCAGACTTGCAACTGCTGCGGGATACCTCGAGCATCCGGGCGTTTCTGCCTGTGGGCGATATCAGCCTTAGCAACTACACAGCCGCGTTCAACCGGGCGCCGGTGGCGACATTCATCTTCAACTCTGTGCTGGTCACAGGGATCACCGTGCTGCTTTCGCTGTTGTTCTGTTCCCTGGCCGCATTTTCGTTTGTTTTCCTGAACTGGAAAGGGCGCAACTTGCTGCTGTCCATTGTTCTTGCCACGCTGATCATCCCGTTTGAGACCATCGCCATTCCGCTATTGCTACTGGTAAGCCAACTGCCGTGGATCGGATTGGACGGGCTGCAAACCGGCTGGCTGAACACCTACCGGGTGCAGATCATCCCATGGATCGCGGACGGGTTGACGATCTTTCTTTTCGTGCAGTTCTTCAAAGACTTGCCCCGTGATTTGATCGAGGCAAGCCGGGTTGAAGGCGCTTCGTGGATCCAGATCTATTGCCGCGTCGTGATGCCGCTCGCCGGTCCTGTGGTGGCCACGGCGGCGATCCTGAAGTTTCTGGTGATGTACAACCAGTACCTGTGGCCGTTGATCGTGGTGCAGCAGGAAACCTATCGGCCTGTGATGGTGGGCCTTGGCTATTACTTTCAGCTGAACCCCGCATGGGGGGAGATCATGGCCTATCTGACCGTGATCACGGTGCCTGTTCTGGCCTTCTATCTTGTCCTGCAACGCGCGTTCATCGCGTCGATTGCCTCAACCGGCGTGAAAGGCTAA
- a CDS encoding levansucrase yields the protein MVLALKDYFVWDSWYVRDGDLWHGFFLKAARAIGDPDLRHFNVSYGHATSTDLINWDHLGTCFEPSSGDKWDNYTVWTGSVVRGDDDLWHLYYTGTRKDEVGLPQRIGHATSTDLHNWTRVGDGLILDLTGPHAHHYEADFAEGVWHDRAMRDPWVLRDPSGDGWLMYFTARVSGAAEPNNGGCIGFATSPDGYDWTLQPPVFAGGYGQLEVPQVFQADGQWFCLFCTCAEHFSEAQAGLTKPVSGNHYLIGEGPRGPWRIAPGFLDGDVPCRRYAARILQTDKGLAILGFADRPDGVDFVGHIMDPEPVVVTQDGLLHVISNLNAAE from the coding sequence ATGGTTCTCGCCCTCAAAGATTATTTTGTCTGGGATAGCTGGTATGTCCGCGACGGCGACCTGTGGCATGGATTTTTCCTGAAGGCGGCTCGTGCAATCGGGGACCCGGACCTGCGCCACTTCAATGTCAGCTACGGCCACGCGACCAGCACGGATCTGATCAACTGGGATCATCTGGGGACCTGTTTCGAACCCAGCAGCGGCGACAAGTGGGACAATTACACCGTCTGGACCGGATCGGTCGTCCGCGGTGACGACGACCTCTGGCACCTTTATTACACGGGAACCCGCAAGGACGAAGTCGGTTTGCCGCAACGGATCGGTCATGCGACCTCGACGGATCTGCACAATTGGACCCGGGTGGGTGACGGGCTGATCCTCGATCTGACAGGCCCACATGCCCACCACTACGAGGCGGACTTTGCCGAGGGCGTATGGCACGACCGCGCTATGCGCGACCCCTGGGTCCTGCGTGACCCGTCAGGTGACGGCTGGCTGATGTATTTTACCGCCCGCGTTTCCGGCGCGGCCGAGCCCAACAATGGCGGTTGCATCGGTTTTGCCACGTCGCCGGACGGCTACGACTGGACACTTCAACCCCCCGTCTTTGCGGGCGGTTACGGCCAGCTGGAAGTCCCGCAGGTCTTTCAGGCCGACGGTCAGTGGTTTTGCCTTTTCTGCACTTGCGCAGAGCACTTCTCCGAGGCGCAAGCGGGTCTCACAAAACCCGTGTCTGGCAATCACTACCTTATCGGTGAAGGTCCTCGCGGCCCATGGCGCATCGCACCCGGTTTTCTTGACGGTGATGTCCCTTGCCGCCGATACGCGGCGCGGATCCTGCAGACGGACAAGGGCCTTGCGATCCTCGGCTTTGCCGACCGTCCCGACGGCGTCGATTTCGTCGGCCACATCATGGATCCCGAACCCGTGGTCGTCACGCAAGATGGGTTGCTTCATGTCATCTCGAACCTCAACGCAGCGGAGTAA
- a CDS encoding sn-glycerol-3-phosphate ABC transporter ATP-binding protein UgpC, producing MADVKLREIRKSYGKVEVIKGVDIDIKDGEFVVFVGPSGCGKSTLLRMIAGLEDITDGTLEIDGARVNDLEPSKRGIAMVFQSYAIFPHMTVRENVAFGLTINRASKAEKDEKVGQAARILQMEHLLDRRPSELSGGQRQRVAIGRAIVRNPKVFLFDEPLSNLDAALRMDMRMEIGKLHQDLGASMIYVTHDQVEAMTLADKIVVLKDGLVMQAGAPMDLYHEPANLFVAGFLGAPSMNFLDVTVHDLNDKTVSVSNASLDKIEVPHKGRHFEVGQTATLGIRPQHMQPVGDGMGKLHGKVILSERLGSETVIDIALADGGKVIAALAEDSIQKPGAVTNFDFDPNQAHIFPETR from the coding sequence ATGGCCGACGTCAAACTGCGCGAAATTAGGAAAAGTTACGGTAAGGTCGAAGTCATCAAAGGCGTCGATATTGATATCAAGGACGGTGAATTCGTCGTCTTTGTCGGGCCCTCTGGCTGTGGAAAGTCGACCCTTTTGCGCATGATCGCGGGGCTGGAAGACATTACCGATGGCACGCTCGAAATTGATGGCGCGCGCGTCAACGATCTGGAACCATCCAAGCGTGGCATCGCCATGGTTTTTCAATCCTACGCGATCTTTCCGCACATGACAGTGCGCGAAAACGTGGCCTTTGGGCTGACCATCAACAGGGCAAGCAAGGCCGAGAAGGACGAAAAGGTCGGGCAGGCGGCCCGCATCCTGCAGATGGAACATCTGCTGGACCGCCGCCCGTCCGAGCTGTCCGGCGGCCAGCGCCAACGCGTTGCGATTGGCCGCGCGATTGTCCGCAACCCGAAGGTATTCCTGTTTGATGAACCGCTCTCAAACCTCGACGCCGCTCTGCGGATGGATATGCGCATGGAGATCGGCAAACTGCACCAGGATCTGGGTGCTTCAATGATCTACGTGACCCACGATCAGGTGGAGGCGATGACACTTGCTGACAAGATCGTGGTTCTCAAGGACGGTCTGGTCATGCAGGCTGGTGCGCCGATGGATCTGTATCATGAGCCTGCAAACCTGTTCGTCGCGGGTTTTCTGGGTGCGCCTTCGATGAACTTTCTCGATGTGACGGTGCATGACCTAAACGACAAGACTGTGTCCGTCAGCAACGCGTCGCTCGATAAAATCGAAGTCCCTCACAAAGGGCGCCACTTTGAGGTTGGGCAAACCGCCACGTTAGGCATTCGCCCGCAACACATGCAGCCCGTCGGCGATGGGATGGGGAAGCTTCATGGCAAGGTTATCCTGTCCGAACGGCTTGGAAGTGAAACGGTGATCGACATCGCCTTGGCTGATGGTGGCAAGGTGATCGCAGCGCTGGCCGAGGATTCCATTCAAAAACCCGGTGCCGTCACCAATTTCGATTTTGACCCGAACCAGGCACATATCTTCCCCGAGACGCGATGA
- a CDS encoding TetR/AcrR family transcriptional regulator yields the protein MRDTTELRTKRRARLVATAQEVFIAQGFRGATMEGIADAASISKATLYSYFPDKPAIFDAVAENVARDLTEIVAAELKGTDDPVDAVIAAVTAKHMFTYSLVRTSNFAQELFQTKDAVSAHHFERMNSSICESLARRLSEVRHDSQECAELLMAASQGIANAARSKDQLRGRIAKLRLLLDT from the coding sequence TTGAGAGACACGACCGAGCTAAGGACCAAGCGCCGCGCGAGGCTGGTCGCGACAGCACAAGAGGTGTTCATTGCACAAGGTTTTCGCGGTGCAACGATGGAGGGGATAGCCGATGCGGCATCAATCTCGAAAGCGACGCTCTACAGCTACTTCCCCGACAAACCGGCCATCTTCGACGCAGTTGCCGAGAATGTCGCCCGTGACTTAACTGAAATCGTTGCGGCTGAATTGAAAGGGACTGACGACCCTGTTGACGCCGTCATCGCGGCAGTTACCGCAAAGCATATGTTTACCTATTCGCTGGTGCGGACATCAAATTTTGCTCAAGAGCTGTTCCAAACGAAAGACGCCGTCAGTGCGCATCATTTCGAACGGATGAATTCCAGTATCTGCGAAAGTCTGGCGCGTCGCTTGTCCGAGGTGCGCCACGACAGTCAGGAATGCGCCGAGCTATTGATGGCTGCAAGTCAAGGCATCGCTAATGCCGCACGCTCGAAAGACCAGCTGCGCGGACGAATTGCCAAGCTGCGGTTGCTGCTAGACACTTAG
- a CDS encoding serine hydrolase domain-containing protein produces MNRRTFATASLAALLTPAASALQAQQTAPGLPGYQIAEIKDGRLTSGYGGAATPQTAVNEGTLFQVASCSKTVNALAVMTLVRDGRVALDRPANQYLRRWQLPGPRGADATVAELMSHTAGTTVDGFAGYGPSEKLPDLMDILAGRTPANSAAIRTRRRILGGFSYSGGGTTVLQAMIEDVTGTDFAAYTRAEVLNPVGAPRATFQIEPSAAFAHGSYGNGQPVPGGFKRHPESAAAGLWATASDLAKVLQSVMRSLGGGPDALLPAELAQRMITPVSWGSGLGVFVQPGAIISHDGRNHGFDAVMAAELGTGIVRAAVTNRNGAIEGFSERVTSR; encoded by the coding sequence ATGAACCGACGAACTTTTGCCACTGCAAGCTTGGCAGCGCTTTTGACGCCTGCGGCCAGTGCCTTGCAAGCACAACAAACAGCGCCGGGTTTGCCCGGCTACCAAATTGCCGAGATCAAGGACGGGCGTCTCACGTCAGGATATGGGGGCGCAGCCACGCCGCAAACTGCCGTAAATGAAGGAACGCTGTTCCAAGTGGCGTCCTGTTCGAAAACGGTGAATGCGCTGGCCGTCATGACGTTGGTGCGTGACGGACGCGTCGCACTTGACCGACCGGCAAATCAGTATCTGCGTCGATGGCAATTGCCCGGCCCCCGCGGTGCCGATGCGACGGTTGCAGAATTGATGTCACATACGGCGGGGACCACTGTTGATGGCTTCGCCGGATATGGACCGAGTGAGAAACTGCCTGATCTGATGGATATTCTCGCGGGACGCACGCCCGCGAACTCTGCTGCTATTCGGACACGTCGCCGGATTTTGGGGGGTTTCAGCTATAGTGGCGGCGGCACGACGGTCTTGCAGGCGATGATCGAAGACGTCACCGGAACAGATTTCGCGGCCTATACGCGGGCGGAGGTCTTGAACCCCGTCGGTGCGCCGCGGGCGACGTTTCAGATAGAACCGTCAGCGGCCTTCGCACATGGGTCATATGGCAACGGTCAGCCGGTCCCCGGCGGTTTCAAACGGCACCCGGAAAGCGCGGCTGCAGGGCTATGGGCGACGGCATCGGATCTGGCGAAGGTTCTGCAGTCCGTTATGCGGTCACTGGGTGGCGGGCCTGACGCGCTTCTTCCTGCGGAGTTGGCACAACGGATGATCACGCCGGTCAGTTGGGGATCGGGTCTTGGGGTATTCGTACAACCCGGCGCGATCATTTCCCATGATGGGCGCAATCATGGGTTTGACGCTGTCATGGCGGCAGAGCTTGGAACCGGCATCGTGCGGGCCGCCGTGACAAACCGAAATGGGGCCATCGAAGGCTTTTCGGAGCGAGTGACGTCGCGCTGA
- a CDS encoding MipA/OmpV family protein yields the protein MFKKLLTGTVICIGTGAYADGEWTVGILGVGTTGTYVGEDDTVGVAPFLTYETDRLSVGLDGVSYNVLEYQQGTVGLALGYRGGPDFPNKDPLFDGLKRDDAVEAGITAQLDFGNAYVSLHTMTDVSDTHGGTEANVVVGYAIAPGSFVVSAEVGARFRDKDLNQYLYGVSATEATAARSAYAADQTTTAFANLAVVYPVTQTISAVGIVEYEDLGSNADSPLVDKSDVVGVGLGLIMSF from the coding sequence ATGTTTAAAAAACTCCTCACAGGCACGGTGATTTGTATCGGTACGGGGGCATACGCCGATGGTGAATGGACCGTGGGCATTTTGGGGGTCGGCACGACCGGCACCTATGTGGGCGAGGATGACACTGTTGGTGTCGCACCTTTTCTGACCTACGAGACCGACAGGCTGTCTGTTGGTCTGGACGGCGTGTCATATAACGTCCTGGAATATCAACAAGGGACAGTTGGCCTCGCCCTTGGATACCGCGGCGGCCCGGACTTTCCGAACAAGGACCCGTTGTTTGACGGTCTCAAGCGCGACGACGCGGTGGAGGCCGGGATCACTGCGCAACTGGACTTTGGCAATGCTTACGTGTCGTTGCACACGATGACAGACGTGTCAGACACGCATGGCGGGACCGAGGCCAATGTCGTCGTTGGGTATGCCATCGCTCCCGGAAGCTTTGTGGTAAGCGCAGAGGTTGGCGCGCGATTCCGGGATAAGGACCTTAACCAATATCTCTATGGCGTTTCCGCCACCGAGGCCACCGCAGCCCGTTCAGCATATGCTGCCGACCAAACGACGACTGCCTTTGCAAACCTGGCTGTTGTTTATCCGGTGACGCAAACCATTTCCGCCGTCGGCATCGTTGAATACGAAGATCTGGGCAGCAATGCCGACAGCCCGCTTGTTGATAAGTCGGATGTGGTCGGGGTTGGGCTTGGCTTGATAATGTCCTTCTAA
- a CDS encoding AraC family transcriptional regulator: MDQVIVEITSTATIAIAAFGIAFCLTQTKYSYVSRSFAMFLGAVAVNNVPDAFRQLLEGTDEFFVQLAELLIWFPSSLCLAPLFWLYVYSLTSPTDQRPARVYRHLLLPGFAVLVGLLIAVTPNDVWVLLNTDTIDTTSAWSMVLLSVMALLQLVVFVQVGVYLLLIVRRLTRYRIKLRDVYSSTEAHELRWIYVIGGLGALFWLASVSIQFLVLSPEQEGALAAVLSVASLSGLALIATTTLWGLRQRPPLVPDMDDAQTAEIMEDQPAGKYEKSALSAEASARIARKLRAAMDKDQLHRDPNLSLWALARHVGASPNYISQTLSEEIGESFFDFVNGYRIAEAKDLLANTDDTVLAITYEVGFNARSSFYNAFKRLTGQTPTSYRKTLSQRAGVDD; the protein is encoded by the coding sequence ATGGATCAGGTCATCGTTGAAATCACGAGCACGGCAACGATCGCAATCGCGGCGTTCGGAATTGCCTTTTGTCTCACCCAGACAAAGTACTCTTACGTCAGCCGTAGCTTTGCGATGTTTCTGGGGGCGGTGGCCGTCAACAACGTGCCTGACGCCTTTCGACAACTTCTTGAGGGAACGGATGAGTTCTTTGTCCAATTGGCAGAACTATTGATCTGGTTCCCCAGTTCCTTGTGCCTGGCCCCGTTGTTTTGGCTTTATGTGTATTCATTGACGTCACCAACAGACCAACGACCTGCGCGTGTTTATCGCCATCTTTTGCTGCCGGGTTTCGCAGTGCTTGTCGGGCTGCTTATTGCGGTGACCCCAAATGATGTGTGGGTGCTTCTCAACACCGACACGATAGACACAACTTCGGCTTGGTCCATGGTGCTGCTTAGCGTGATGGCCTTGCTACAATTGGTTGTCTTCGTTCAGGTCGGGGTCTACCTACTGCTGATCGTACGACGCTTGACCCGCTACCGTATCAAGCTGCGGGATGTCTATTCGAGTACCGAGGCACATGAATTGCGCTGGATCTATGTGATCGGGGGTCTCGGGGCGCTGTTTTGGCTGGCCTCGGTGTCGATCCAGTTTCTGGTATTGAGCCCGGAGCAGGAAGGTGCGCTGGCCGCTGTTCTGAGTGTTGCCAGCCTCAGCGGCCTCGCGTTGATTGCGACGACAACGCTGTGGGGGCTGCGGCAGCGCCCACCCTTGGTGCCGGATATGGACGATGCGCAGACAGCAGAGATCATGGAAGATCAGCCCGCGGGAAAATATGAAAAGTCTGCACTCAGCGCTGAGGCTTCTGCCCGCATTGCACGCAAGTTACGCGCCGCGATGGACAAGGATCAGTTGCACCGCGATCCGAACCTGTCGTTATGGGCGCTCGCCCGACATGTTGGCGCCTCGCCCAATTACATTTCCCAGACACTCAGCGAGGAAATCGGCGAGAGCTTTTTCGATTTCGTCAACGGCTATCGCATCGCCGAGGCCAAAGACTTGTTGGCAAACACGGACGATACCGTCCTGGCGATCACCTACGAAGTGGGTTTCAACGCGCGGTCGTCGTTCTACAACGCCTTCAAGCGGCTGACCGGTCAAACCCCTACAAGTTATCGAAAAACATTGTCTCAGCGTGCTGGGGTGGACGACTGA